In a single window of the Bradyrhizobium sp. ORS 285 genome:
- a CDS encoding ammonium transporter: MTFKRPTSAGWVTLAIAGLCVAGLADVAFAEDAPAAAAAAAPVPNKGDVAWMLISSALVLMMSVPGLALFYGGLVRTKNMASVLTQVFAIVAMVGVVWTLYGYSLAFTDGGSMTSWIGGFSKAFLHGVDANSTAATFSNGVVIPELAYFVFQMTFAMITPALIVGAFAERIKFSAVMLFVLLWVTFIYFPIAHWVWYIAAPDDVANAAKALAAAGDAAAKTAAQAKLDEVTGAVGWLAGAGALDFAGGTVVHINAGIAGLVGAVLIGKRTGYGKELMAPHSLTMTMIGAALLWVGWFGFNAGSNLESNGVTALAFVNTMVATAGAALSWLLCEWAVKGKPSLLGICSGAVAGLVAVTPASGLAGPIGALVLGLIVSPICLFFVSTVKNALGYDDALDVFGVHCIGGIIGALGTGILVNPALGGVGITDYTNITGNNAGTYDFATQMLAQIKAVVATLVWSGVGSAILYKVVDVIIGLRPTVEQEREGLDITDHGERAYNY; this comes from the coding sequence ATGACGTTCAAACGTCCAACCAGCGCGGGATGGGTTACGCTCGCAATTGCCGGGCTCTGTGTCGCAGGCCTCGCCGATGTGGCATTCGCCGAAGACGCCCCGGCCGCCGCGGCTGCAGCCGCCCCCGTTCCCAACAAGGGCGACGTCGCCTGGATGCTGATCTCCAGCGCGCTCGTCCTGATGATGTCCGTCCCCGGCCTGGCGCTGTTCTATGGCGGTCTCGTCCGCACCAAGAACATGGCCTCGGTCCTGACCCAGGTGTTCGCGATCGTCGCCATGGTCGGCGTGGTCTGGACGCTCTACGGCTACTCGCTCGCCTTCACCGACGGCGGCAGCATGACCTCCTGGATCGGCGGCTTCTCCAAGGCCTTCCTGCACGGCGTCGACGCCAACTCGACGGCGGCCACCTTCTCGAACGGCGTCGTGATTCCGGAACTCGCCTACTTCGTGTTCCAGATGACCTTCGCGATGATCACCCCGGCCCTGATCGTCGGCGCCTTCGCCGAGCGCATCAAGTTCTCGGCGGTGATGCTGTTCGTGCTGCTCTGGGTCACCTTCATCTACTTCCCGATCGCGCACTGGGTCTGGTACATCGCCGCTCCGGATGACGTCGCCAACGCTGCCAAGGCCCTCGCTGCCGCCGGCGACGCTGCTGCCAAGACCGCCGCTCAGGCCAAGCTCGATGAAGTCACCGGTGCGGTCGGCTGGCTCGCCGGCGCAGGCGCCCTCGACTTCGCAGGCGGCACCGTCGTTCACATCAATGCCGGCATCGCCGGCCTGGTGGGCGCGGTCCTGATCGGCAAGCGCACCGGCTACGGCAAGGAGCTGATGGCTCCGCACTCGCTGACCATGACCATGATCGGCGCTGCGCTGCTGTGGGTCGGCTGGTTCGGCTTCAATGCCGGCTCCAACCTGGAATCGAACGGCGTCACCGCGCTGGCCTTCGTCAACACGATGGTCGCCACCGCCGGTGCGGCGCTGTCCTGGCTGCTCTGCGAATGGGCCGTCAAGGGCAAGCCCTCGCTGCTCGGCATCTGCTCGGGTGCGGTCGCCGGTCTCGTCGCCGTCACCCCGGCCTCCGGTCTGGCCGGCCCGATCGGCGCTCTCGTCCTCGGCCTGATCGTCTCCCCGATCTGCCTGTTCTTCGTCTCCACCGTGAAGAACGCGCTGGGCTATGACGACGCGCTGGACGTGTTCGGCGTGCACTGCATCGGCGGCATCATCGGCGCTCTCGGCACCGGCATCCTGGTCAACCCGGCCCTCGGTGGCGTCGGCATCACCGACTACACCAACATCACCGGCAACAACGCCGGCACCTATGACTTCGCCACGCAGATGCTGGCGCAGATCAAGGCTGTCGTCGCCACGCTGGTGTGGTCGGGTGTCGGCTCGGCGATCCTCTACAAGGTCGTCGACGTGATCATCGGCCTGCGCCCGACCGTCGAGCAGGAGCGCGAGGGTCTGGACATCACCGATCACGGCGAGCGCGCCTACAACTACTGA
- a CDS encoding ammonium transporter, with protein MGTFVSRCLRAPVALAAAIIFTTPAWAAAPSTIDPADTAWMIVATALVLMMTIPGLALFYSGMVRKKNVLATMAQSLAAVMLISILWVAFGYSLAFVGDGAWIGTLDRAFLAGMGMDSVHPGAKTIPEALFMLYQMTFAIITVALVAGSVADRMRFSAYLVFGVAWFIFVYLPLAHWIWGGGFLAQAGVVDFAGGLVVHLSAGTGGLVAALVMGRRHGYGSENLSPFDLSLAVVGTGLLWVGWFGFNGGSALGANAHAVMAILTTHLAACAGAVTWGALEWSTRRKPSVLGMISGAVAGLGTITPASGYVAPWHGLVIGALAGIICYWACTSLKHRFNYDDSLDVFGVHGIGGLTGTVLAGVFATAAIGGTAGLIEGNPKQLLSQLYGVAVTLVWSGGVTWGLLKLVSAFVPLRVSREQELEGLDISQHGEALQ; from the coding sequence ATGGGGACCTTTGTGTCTCGTTGCCTGCGCGCGCCTGTGGCCTTGGCCGCGGCCATCATCTTCACCACGCCAGCCTGGGCCGCCGCGCCGTCCACGATCGATCCGGCTGACACGGCCTGGATGATCGTCGCCACCGCGCTGGTGCTGATGATGACCATCCCGGGGTTGGCGCTGTTCTACTCGGGCATGGTGCGCAAGAAGAACGTGCTGGCGACGATGGCGCAGAGCCTTGCGGCCGTGATGCTGATCTCGATCCTGTGGGTCGCGTTCGGCTATTCGCTCGCCTTCGTCGGCGACGGCGCCTGGATCGGCACGCTCGATCGCGCCTTCCTCGCCGGCATGGGGATGGACAGCGTGCATCCCGGCGCCAAGACGATCCCGGAAGCGCTGTTCATGCTGTACCAGATGACGTTCGCGATCATCACGGTGGCACTGGTGGCGGGCTCGGTCGCCGACCGCATGCGGTTCTCGGCCTATCTGGTGTTCGGTGTCGCCTGGTTCATCTTCGTCTATCTGCCACTGGCGCATTGGATCTGGGGCGGCGGCTTCCTCGCCCAGGCAGGCGTGGTCGATTTCGCCGGCGGCCTCGTCGTGCATCTCTCGGCCGGCACCGGCGGGCTGGTCGCGGCGCTGGTGATGGGGCGCCGCCATGGCTATGGCAGCGAGAACCTGTCGCCCTTCGACCTGTCGCTCGCGGTGGTCGGCACCGGCCTGCTGTGGGTCGGCTGGTTCGGCTTCAATGGCGGCTCGGCGCTGGGAGCCAATGCGCACGCCGTGATGGCCATCCTCACCACGCATCTCGCCGCCTGCGCCGGCGCCGTCACCTGGGGCGCGCTGGAATGGTCGACCCGGCGCAAGCCGTCGGTGCTCGGCATGATCTCCGGTGCGGTCGCGGGCCTCGGCACCATCACCCCGGCATCCGGCTACGTCGCACCCTGGCATGGTCTCGTCATCGGCGCGCTCGCCGGCATCATCTGCTACTGGGCCTGCACCTCGCTGAAGCATCGCTTCAACTATGACGACTCGCTCGACGTGTTCGGCGTCCACGGCATCGGCGGCCTCACCGGCACCGTGCTGGCCGGCGTGTTCGCCACGGCGGCGATCGGCGGCACGGCCGGGCTGATCGAAGGCAACCCCAAGCAGCTGCTGTCGCAGCTCTACGGCGTGGCCGTCACCCTGGTCTGGTCCGGCGGCGTCACCTGGGGTCTCCTGAAGCTGGTCAGCGCCTTCGTGCCGCTGCGGGTGTCCCGCGAACAGGAACTCGAGGGCCTCGATATTTCCCAGCACGGCGAGGCCCTGCAGTAA
- a CDS encoding PilZ domain-containing protein, which produces MAERMKGERVVFERGIPAFMMGIDGTWRRNCTIEDVSETGAKLTVEGSVEGLHLKEFFLLLSSTGLAYRRCELAWVNGDQIGVTFLKQGGKKKANKRAAAEV; this is translated from the coding sequence ATGGCAGAGCGGATGAAGGGCGAGCGCGTCGTCTTCGAGCGCGGCATCCCGGCTTTCATGATGGGCATCGACGGCACCTGGCGGCGCAACTGCACCATCGAGGACGTCTCCGAGACCGGCGCCAAGCTGACAGTCGAGGGCTCCGTGGAGGGCCTGCATCTGAAGGAATTCTTCCTGCTGCTGTCGTCCACCGGACTCGCCTACCGGCGTTGCGAGCTCGCCTGGGTCAATGGCGACCAGATCGGCGTCACCTTCCTGAAACAGGGTGGCAAGAAGAAAGCCAACAAGCGCGCCGCTGCCGAGGTCTGA
- a CDS encoding P-II family nitrogen regulator, protein MKIVMAIIKPFKLEEVRDALTAIGVHGLTVTEVKGYGRQKGHTEIYRGAEYAVSFLPKIKIEVAIPSDQVDKTIDAISSAAKTGQIGDGKIFVISLDHAVRIRTGEADAAAL, encoded by the coding sequence ATGAAAATTGTTATGGCGATCATTAAGCCATTCAAGCTCGAAGAAGTCCGGGACGCCCTGACCGCCATCGGCGTTCATGGTCTCACGGTGACCGAAGTGAAGGGCTACGGCCGGCAGAAAGGCCATACGGAAATCTACCGCGGCGCCGAGTATGCGGTGAGCTTCCTGCCCAAGATCAAGATCGAGGTCGCGATCCCCTCGGACCAGGTCGACAAGACCATCGATGCGATCTCCTCGGCCGCCAAGACCGGCCAGATCGGCGACGGCAAGATCTTCGTCATCAGCCTCGACCACGCCGTGCGCATCCGCACCGGCGAAGCGGACGCTGCGGCACTCTGA
- a CDS encoding nucleotidyltransferase family protein codes for MPVHPHKAMVLAAGLGLRMRPLTDTMPKPLVRVAGRPLLDHVLDRLAEAGVTEAVVNVHYLADQIIEHTATRSAPRVTISDERDQVLGTGGGVVKALPLLGHAPFFHVNSDTMWIEGVRHNLTRLADAFDPERMDIMLLMAPTASSIGYSGQGDYAMLADGTLRKRREHQVVPFVYAGAAIISPSIFDGAPSGEFSLTKMFDKANEQDRLFGLRLEGVWMHVGTPAAVVEAEEALLESAA; via the coding sequence ATGCCTGTCCACCCGCACAAAGCCATGGTCCTCGCCGCCGGTCTCGGATTGCGCATGCGCCCGCTGACGGACACGATGCCCAAGCCACTGGTGCGCGTCGCCGGACGCCCACTGCTCGATCACGTGCTGGACCGCCTGGCGGAAGCCGGCGTCACCGAGGCCGTCGTCAACGTGCATTACCTCGCCGACCAGATCATCGAGCACACCGCGACGCGCAGCGCGCCCCGCGTGACCATCTCCGACGAGCGCGACCAGGTGCTGGGCACCGGCGGCGGCGTGGTCAAGGCGCTGCCGCTGCTCGGCCACGCGCCGTTCTTCCACGTCAACTCCGACACGATGTGGATCGAGGGCGTGCGCCACAATCTGACCCGCCTCGCCGACGCGTTCGATCCCGAGCGGATGGACATCATGCTGCTGATGGCGCCGACCGCGAGCTCGATCGGCTATTCCGGCCAGGGTGACTACGCGATGCTCGCCGACGGCACCTTGCGCAAGCGGCGCGAGCACCAGGTGGTCCCGTTCGTCTACGCCGGCGCGGCCATCATCTCGCCTTCGATCTTCGACGGCGCACCGTCGGGCGAGTTCTCGCTGACCAAGATGTTCGACAAGGCCAACGAGCAGGACCGCCTGTTCGGCCTGCGCCTCGAAGGCGTCTGGATGCATGTCGGCACGCCGGCTGCGGTGGTGGAAGCCGAAGAAGCGCTGCTGGAGAGCGCGGCGTAA